One Dermatophagoides farinae isolate YC_2012a chromosome 6, ASM2471394v1, whole genome shotgun sequence genomic window carries:
- the LOC124494150 gene encoding uncharacterized protein LOC124494150, protein MLISWQYFITFAIIIIGSVGCSLKPMDKDEMIIAEESKRFYSSLRYPPSSSSSSSTTPQQSSLSPSSAASSPSTSSSSSALSLKNHRNNDEIFKKSSSEYWPQSELPMLTNNEHHSHSSMIQDHYSDDTPFQPLRNSMQQADYLMTSVNQAYLKGKDINVMPEHNKPITLHYRTHAQPIVVHQTRLPGPKSEVKYTTSHEDPQRVVHEVIRPIIQEVHEIIQPYRRVVQQVQPVIEEVRTIIAKDAGKSSGGGMADHGSSSYSAAAAAASSSQPQMISNHKPMQQQHYQSISGPSNEIFRHLSPKTIQSYRKAMYEQQQNAKSSPDDDHVLPMATTNNNQQNNRFIRSRVYMTPKGVPVYQSNYRPPVYLSA, encoded by the exons atgttaatTTCGTGGCAATATTTTATCActtttgccatcatcatcattggttctGTTGGCTGTTCGTTGAAACCAATGGATAaagatgaaatgataattgcCGAAGAAAGTAAAAgattttattcttcattaagatatccaccatcatcatcatcatcatcatctacaacACCACAAcagtcatcattatcaccatcatcagcagcatcctcaccatcaacatcgtcGTCTTCATCagcattatcattgaaaaatcatcgaaataatgatgaaatttttaaaaaatcatcatctgaataTTGGCCACAATCAGAATTGCCTATGTTGACAAATAATGAAcatcattctcattcatcaatgatacaGGATCATTATTCGGATGATACACCATTTCAGCCATTAAGAAATTCAATGCAACAAGCCGATTATCTTATGACCAGTGTTAATCAAGCTTATTTGAAAGGCAAAGATATCAATGTTATGCCTGAACATAATAAACCGATTACACTACATTATCGTACACATGCACAACCAATTGTCGTACATCAAACACGACTTCCag GTCCAAAATCTGAGGTCAAATATACCACATCACATGAAGATCCTCAACGCGTGGTACATGAAGTAATTAGGCCAATTATTCAAGAG GTTCATGAAATTATTCAGCCATATAGACGTGTAGTGCAACAGGTACAGCCAGTCATTGAAGAGGTTCGTACAATTATTGCAAAAGATGCTGGTAAATCATCTGGTGGTGGTATGGCTGatcatggatcatcatcatattcagcAGCAGCGGCtgcagcatcatcatcacagccACAAATGATTTCTAATCATAAACcgatgcaacaacaacattatcaaagTATTTCTGGACcatcgaatgaaatttttcgtcATTTAAGCCCAAAAACCATACAATCATATCGAAAAGCAAtgtatgaacaacaacaaaatgcaAAATCTTcaccagatgatgatcatgtatTACCGATGGCAacgacaaataataatcaacaaaataatcgtTTCATTCGATCAAGGGTATATATGACGCCCAAAGGTGTTCCAGTTTATCAATCCAACTATAGACCTCCAGTTTATTTAAGTGcataa
- the mip40 gene encoding myb-interacting protein 40, translated as MNRSRASSRIARRQTKNSEKTGDIVNGTGQNLSQNGQSLSQIFDDIDLLFGNHKSKFYPIYTPPNKKVNTHNLAEIPSLQSDEDSILGVDNNSQNGENNNERNITPRKQYGKRKNANSLIESRNKFRQLLNQMQTKTRPQNGHTNKNDSAFDGYELKSRRVKYEPKKSRKETSEQLSPIKGSANEFIVKVFEKSVDLTSYCKTNPNHYIPLYPICRLWARDNMGIPEMLRCKRNPQPPPMNEPPDPDGPYSANPVDVCHLPKPEPLPRDEDGNIINLRIPEKVRNKTIQTRYDDTSFINSMENLSPDEMLKLNMPGWKQTRRDNLEALRENEKRYRHSFAILKSIFDKANNSELGRDLTYYKYPPYESEDHAEQTQQQQQQQTTSVQQPPPQSTSSVSQSSTSSPSTTTTEAVGDEESQKFHTEL; from the exons ATGAATCGAAGTCGGGCATCATCAAGAATAGCCAGAAGACAGAcaaaaaatagtgaaaagACTGGTGATATTGTCAATGGTACTGGCCAAAATCTTTCACAAAATGGCCAAAGTCTTTCGCAAATATTCGATGATATTGATCTTTTATTTGGTAATCATAAATCGAAATTCTATCCAATCTATACACcaccaaataaaaaagtaAATACACATAATTTGGCCGAAATTCCATCATTGCAATCAGATGAAGACAGTATACTTGGTGTGGATAATAATTCACAGAATGgtgaaaacaataatgaacgTAATATAACTCCTAGAAAACAATATGGAAAACGTAAAAATGCAAATAGTTTGATTGAATCACGAAATAAATTTCGtcaattattgaatcaaatgcAGACAAAAACTCGACCACAGAATGGtcatacaaataaaaatgattctgCATTTGATGGTTATGAATTAAAAAGTCGTCGTGTTAAATATGAACCGAAAAAATCACGTAAAGAAACCAGTGAACAATTATCGCCAATCAAAGGTTCagcaaatgaatttattgtaAAAGTATTTGAAAAATCCGTCGATTTAACATCATATTGTAAAACGAATCCAAATCACTATATACCATTATATCCTATTTGTCGACTTTGGGCACGTGATAATATGGGCATACCAGAAATGTTACGTTGTAAACGTAATCCACAGCCACCACCAATGAATGAACCACCAGATCCGGATGGTCCATATTCCGCCAATCCAGTTGATGTATGTCATCTTCCTAAACCTGAGCCATTACCAAGAGATGAAGATGGTAACATAATCAATTTACGTATACCAGAAAAAGTGCGCAATAAAACCATTCAAACTCGTTACGATGATACATCGtttataaattcaatggaaaatctAAGTCCAGATGAAATGCTTAAATTGAATATGCCCGGTTGGAAACAAACAAGACGAGATAATTTGGAAGCATTAcgagagaatgaaaaacgtTATCGGCATAGTTTTgcaattttaaaatcaatttttgataa GGCTAATAATAGTGAACTAGGACGAGATTTGACCTATTACAAATATCCACCATATGAATCAGAAGATCATGCTGAACAaacacaacagcaacaacaacaacagacaaCATCTgtacaacaaccaccaccacaatcaacatcatcagtAAGCCAATCATCCacttcatcaccatcaacaacgacaacggaAGCAGTAGGTGATGAAGAATCACAAAAATTCCATACAGAATTATGA
- the LOC124493578 gene encoding uncharacterized protein LOC124493578 — protein MFNRKFLPLSSYLTIIVICVFGNLLSIFVDASTIDTWNSDDAQIRLKPITNQAQYFNQLLALKQQKQQQQQQQQSQKSSSSSNHHDDETVQIADDNGIIDTGINDQQELNDDISLSSSALPIQDESLIDDNGIGGDNNNNNIRIAVKSKRRFEYVPVHFDRDDQQQTPRMIEIVSDSMPLRLHFKSQSAAIVVTQSHMSPSMKPIEETISMDEPYRLSHKAYKPIIQNVKEIIQPYRNIVQQVKPVIENIRTIVPKDNDIHHQHQSSSSSSLALSNTQQWNGHFNNKNNNGIEKINQKTYTNRFYEPQQKSLLPPPPLQHQQRQTSNGYNHHEQVSESQQHHHGIKKRKAPYKNIVTRNQHSKQQQQLQQQQQNYHHQHFVRNTKIVPNNKNNNDNWKKRNMNLMNVESSSLQSIYVPGMMNIRNGKLNENDQMIVGDLYKDNLIKKKMDNGYSDQYFDPFIRQSTGQHIDILEHDHDHDHMTNHHHHHDIMTDTDTMMDFRTIGFNSNDHGHDHHHFNDLSLPSHEHEQQQQHLSHHHHHNHFFDGHHYRPHHHNHHDLDDDDDDDNNHHHHHHNHHDHHQHIDDGDVIALIDNDGNRIDDDHHQYHNHFFSTF, from the exons ATGtttaatcgaaaatttttaccattgtcatcatattTGACGATTATTGTGATCTGTGTGTTTGGCAATTTATTGTCAATCTTTGTGGATGCATCAACCATCGATACATGGAACAGTGATGATGCACAAATCAGATTAAAGCCAATCACAAATCAGGCTCaatattttaatcaattattagCGTTGAAACAGCAgaagcagcaacaacagcaacaacaacagagccaaaaatcttcatcttcatcgaatcatcatgatgatgaaacggTCCAAATagctgatgataatggaattaTTGATACTGGAATAAACGATCAACAAGAATTAAACGATgatatatcattatcatcatcagcattacCAATACAAGATGAAAGtttaatcgatgataatggtattggtggtgataataataataataatatacgTATAGCGGTTAAAAGTAAACGACGTTTTGAATATGTTCCAGTACATTTTGATcgtgatgatcaacaacaaacaccacgtatgattgaaattgtttccGATTCAATGCCATTACGGTTACATTTTAAATCACAATCGGCAGCAATTGTTGTAACACAATCACATATGTCAC CATCAATGAAACCAATAGAAGAAACAATATCTATGGATGAACCATATAGATTATCACATAAAGCATATAAACCGATTATACAGAATGTAAAAGAAATAATACAACCATATCGTAATATTGTGCAACAAGTTAAACCGGTAATCGAGAATATACGTACAATTGTACCAAAAGATaatgatattcatcatcaacatcaatcatcatcatcatcatcattggcattATCGAATACACAGCAATGGAATGgtcatttcaataataaaaataataatggaattgaaaaaattaaccaGAAAACTTATACAAATCGTTTTTATGAaccacaacaaaaatcactactaccaccaccaccactacaacatcaacaacgacaaacatcaaatggttataatcatcatgaacaagTAAGCGAAagtcaacaacatcatcatggaataaagaaaagaaaagcgCCATACAAAAATATTGTAACACGTAATCAACattcgaaacaacaacaacaacttcagcagcagcagcaaaattatcatcatcaacattttgttcgaaatacaaaaattgttccaaataataaaaacaacaatgataattggaaaaaaagaaatatgaATCTTATGAATGTTGAATCCAGTTCATTACAAAGTATCTATGTACCtggaatgatgaatattcgaaatggtaaattgaatgaaaatgatcaaatgattgttGGTGATCTATATAAAG acaatttaatcaaaaagaaaatggatAATGGCTACAGtgatcaatattttgatcCATTCATTCGACAATCAACAGGACAACATATTGATATTTTGGaacatgatcatgatcatgatcacatgaccaatcatcatcatcatcatgatattaTGACTGATACCGATACAATGATGGATTTTCGTACCATTGGATTTAATAGCAATGACCATggccatgatcatcatcatttcaatgatttatcattaccatcacatgaacatgaacaacaacaacaacatctgtcacatcatcatcatcataatcatttttttgatggccatcattatcgtccacaccatcataatcaccatgatcttgatgatgatgatgatgatgataacaaccaccaccaccaccaccacaatcacCACGATCACCACCaacatattgatgatggtgatgtaaTTGCTTTGATTGATAACGATGGTAACAGGATagacgatgatcatcatcaatatcataatcattttttttcaacattttaa
- the LOC124494275 gene encoding thioredoxin domain-containing protein 17 codes for MISIQLMQNLKRHFFSFKNSFILQTKRMKQISIDDSQKLDNLIKENEDKKLILLFTGTKKANGKSWCPDCVVADPIIESVVKETTEDQNMIFATVMVGDLPSWKSSDNGFRKHPKFAINCVPTLVNVPLNIRLEEGGCADKTLVKKLFEGTLETGVTSKAGTCVDGVCRLR; via the exons atgatatcaattcaattgatgcaaaatttgaaacgacattttttctcatttaaaaattcatttattctacaaaccaaaagaatgaaacaaatatcTATTGATGATAGCCAAAAATTGGACAATttaatcaaagaaaatgaagataaaaaattaattctaTTGTTTACCGGCACGAAAAAAGCCAATGGTAAAAGTTGGTGTCCAGATTGTGTTGTTGCCGATCCAATAATCGAAAGTGTTGTGAAAGAAACTACAGAAGATCAGAATATGATTTTTGCTACCGTTATGGTGGGCGATTTACCAAG CTGGAAAAGTTCAGATAATGGATTCCGAAAACATCCAAAATTTGCCATTAATTGTGTTCCAACACTCGTCAATGTACCATTG AACATTCGATTGGAAGAAGGTGGTTGTGCAGACAAGAcattggtgaaaaaattattcgaagGAACATTAGAAACTGGTGTCACTTCGAAAGCTGGAACCTGTGTGGATGGTGTATGTCGACTTCGTTGA